The sequence below is a genomic window from Deltaproteobacteria bacterium.
GCAGGGCACGCTGGTGACCGCGGCGGTGCAGGGCGTGCTGGCCGGCCTTGGGTTTTCGATGTTGAACGTTCCCTTCGCGGTGATCCTTGGGTGCGCCACCGCCTTTCTTTCGTTGCTACCGGGGGGCGCGGTGGTCATCTGGGCGGGGGCGGCGATCTATCTCGCGGTTGCGGACACCATGCTGCGTGCGCTGCTCATGCTGATGTGGGGGGCGCTCGTCGTCAGCGGCGTCGACAACTTCGTCCGCCCGCTCATGATCGGCGGCCGCACGGAAATCCCAACCGTGTTCCTCTTCTTTGGTATACTCGGCGGCCTGCAGGCCTACGGGCTCTTGGGCATCTTCCTCGCACCCACCATCATCGCCATCCTGGTCGCCTTCATTCGCATCTATCAGGAGCGTTATGCCAGCGATGCACCGCCGGCGGACTGACACGCGGAAAATAGGCGGTTGACAGATCGAAAGATGTACGTGGATACTGGTGCGTGAGTGAATCTGCAGTGTTGCAACCCGCCGTGAGTTCATCGACAGCGTCGCATCGGCGATCGTGTCGTTCCTGGGTTTTGGGAGGGGTCGCTATCGCCCTGCTGGCCCCAATGTCGGCGGCGGCAGGGCCGCGAGCCAGTTCGGTCGGCGAAATTTGCCCCGGGGCCGCGCCCGATCCGTGCAACGTCAGCAGCGCGATCACTGTGATGAACGGCAGCGCGTTGGATCTCGACGGGCGGGCGCTGCACCTTTCATCGGTGGCGGCACTCAACGCCGAGAACGGCGGCAGCTTCTCGATCACCAACGCTGGCAGCGTCGTCCTCGAAAAGGGGGCGGCCATCACCGCGGTCGGCCGCGGGATAGCCGGCGGTACGCTGGTCATCGACAGCGCGGGGATGTGCGACATCGGCGGGAAGATTCTCGCCAGCTCGGTACGCATTGCCGGCATGGGTAGCACGGGCGGGGCGGTGTCGCTCACCTGCAACGGCATCCACCTCGGTGACGGCAGCGCCATCGAAGCCGTCGGGGTCAACGGACCGGGCGGTACGATTGCGCTCGCCGCCGGTCTCGCTCCGCTCACGTCGCTCAAGGGCGCGAAGCTGCGCGCCAACGGCGTGGGAGCAAGCGGCGGCACCTTGACCATCAGCAGCGCCGCCGACTGTTCCCTAGCCACCGTGATTGAGTTGAACGCCGCGAAAGGCAGCAGCCTCGGTGGCAAGGGCGGCAGCGCGGCGATCACGTGCACCGGTCTGACGCTCGCCAACGGCGCCAGCTTCGATGCCAACGCGGCGGGCGACAACGGCGACGCCTCGACGATTGGCGGCGGCTTGAGTCTCGACGCTCAAGCTGGTGCGCTCACGATCACCAAAGGCGTCCGCTTACGCGTCAACGGCACTGCGGCCAACGGTGGAACGATTCAGATCAGCAGTCTCGATTCGTGCACGCTGTCCGGGCGCGCCATGCTCAACTCGGTTTCGGTGGGGCCGATCGGCGCGTCCGGTGGAACCCTCAGTGCGACCTGCGGTAGCGTGGTCATCGATCACGGCGGCGCTGAGGCCATCGGCACGCTGCCCACCGGGACCGGCGGCGCCATCACCGTCGCCGCGACCGCCGGAACGGTGCGCCTGGATAACAGTACCACGCTAAAGGCGACCGGCGTCGGCGTGCCCGGAGGCACGATCACGGTCAGCGCCCCGCTCGGCTGCAGCCTCGGCGCCCAGCTACAGGTGGACGGCAAGGAGACCTTCGTCGCCGGCACTCGTATCGGCGACAGTGGCGGCACCGTCATGTTTGATTGCGGTGGCCCGCTCGAACTCCTCTCGGGCGCTGGCATCAGCGCCGGCGGCAGCACCGGCGCACATGGCGGGCACGTGGCTCTCACCACCGGCGACGCACTCGACATCGGCAATGGAGCCGCCATCCTCGCCAACGTGAAAGATGGCATTGGTGGGCTGATCGCCGTCACGGCTACCGGCGCGTGTCAGATCGCCGGATCGCTCCAAGCACGCGCCAGTGGCGTCACGGGCAACGGTGGCGGCGGCTCGCTGGTGCTCAGTTGTGGCGGCGATGTGACGGTGACCGGTGACGGCGCGCTCGATGTCGGCGGACCGACCAACGGAGTATCCGGCGTGTTGACGCTGCAGACCACGTTGGGCGCAGTGCAGATCGCGCAGGGCGCCGTGCTGCGCAACAACGGCGCGGCGCAGGTCGGCATCAACGCCATCGAAATCGGCGCCGTCGGGATATGCACGATCGGCGGCAAGCTGCAGTCCGACTGCGCGCGCGGCCCCGGCATTCCGATTCAGATCACCTGCACCGGTGTCACTCTCAACAGCGGCAGCCTGGTGCAAGCGAACAGCGCCGGGGCTGACGCCGGTCAGGTGGTTGTCGACACCTCGGGCTCCACCACCGGGCAACCGCCGGCGGGCTGCGTGTTGAACGGCAAGATCAAGGTGAACGGCGCATCCACCGTCGATCGCACGGCGAACCCGCCGACCGTCATACCGGGCAACGGTGGCATCGTGCGGCTGTTGTGCGGGACGGATCTCAACGTCGCTAATGACGCCTCCATCGACGCGCTTGGCGCCGGCCCGCAGAGCGCGGGTGGCCTGATCGACATCCATGCGGCAGGCGGACCGGCAATCATCAACGGCAAGTTGAAGGCGAAGGCGAGCGGCATCTCGGGACTCATCAGCATCGTCGGCGTCAACGTCACCACGACGGGGACGAGCAGCCTCGATGTCACCGGGTTCTCCGGCGGCAGCATTGTGTTGCGCTCGGCGCAAGACACTACCGTCAAAGGCGACGTGTCGATCGGAAAGACCGTGAGCGCCCGCGGCTCCGGCAGCGGCAGCAACATGGGCGGCGTGATTCAAGCCGAAGGATGCAACGTCACCGTCGAGGACGCCGGCGTGTTGCGCACCGATGGCAAACAGGCCGGCGCCAATCAGTTGGTCGCCCACGAACAGCTCACCATCAAGGGCCGCGTGTCCGCCGTCTCGGCGATCACGACCAACCCGCAAGGCAGCAACCTATTCCAATATCGCGACACGCTGATGATCGAGGATTTGACCAGCGTGACCCCTGCGGCGCAGTCGATCTACGATCCGACGCTGATTTCGTGTTCGCCAGGGTCGTAGCCGCTTGCGGCGGGCGTGATACTACTCGCGCACCGAGCGCAGCGCGTCGCCCAACATCGTAATTTCTTCCCTCAACTGCGCGCCATCAAAGACGAGCGGCGTCAGAATCAAGTGACGCACGCCGGCAGCCCGGTAGCGCTCGACGCCAGCGATGATGTCCGCCGTCGATCCCAACAGGCAGTAGCGCTCGGCGGCGCTGTGCATGGCGCGCCCATACATCGCCCCGAGCACATTGCCGGCGTCACGGAGAGCTTGCTCGCGAGTTGGACGCGGCGCCGTGAACACCATCATCGCACCCACCACCTGTCGCTGCCGCGCGGCCGCCATCGCTTCGACCTGCGCGAACCGTTCGCGAAACTGATCCGGGGAAAGCAGATAGCCGACCCAACCATCGCCGAGGCGTGCGGCGCGCCGCAGCGCCGCCTCCGACCGCCCACCGATCCAGATCGGCGGACCGCCCAACTGCATCGGCGGTGGATTCAATTTCACCGGCGCAAAGCGTACGAAGCGACCCTCGAATCCCACCGTGTTGCCGCCCCACAACGCGCGCAGCACCCGGATGGCTTCGTTGGTCCGCGCGCCGCGCTCGCTCAGCGGGACGCCGCAGGCTTCAAACTCGGCGGGAAACTCACCACCGACACCGATGCCGAATATCAAGCGGCCGTTCGCCAGCACATCGAGCGACGCGACACTCTTCGCCACCGTGGTCGGGTGCCGCAGCGGGAGCAGATACACGCAGGTACCAAGCGCCACGCGCTCCGTGTGCGCAGCACAGCACGCCAGCGTCGTCAGCGGATCGAGGATGGGCGCGGGAAACGCGATGTGATCGCCGGCCCACAGACTGTCGAAGCCGTGCGCTTCCGCGTGCGCCGCGAGTTGGCCGATCTCGCCGGCAGTTCGAATCCCGCCGAGCATGAGCCCGATTCGCAGGCGCGGCTCGCGTTCCGCCATCGGCCCACTGACTCAGCGCGCCTCGACGGCACGGTCGGCGGCAAACATCCGGCCCCGGAGCACGCCCTCGGCCTCGCGAATGATGTCGGCCATCACCTCGGCGGCGGGCTTGATCTCGTGAATCAGACCCATGCCTTGCCCGGCCGGCATGAAGCAGCGCTCGGGGTTGGCGTCGCCCTGATTACCCATGTAGTCCATCACGCCCTCGCGCACCGAAGTCATCACCTGCATCGGGAACGGCTGGATCTCGTTCGCGCGGCGTTCCCACGATTCATTGTATGAGTTGCGAATCGTGCGCGCCGGTTTGCCGGTGTAGCAGCGTGTGCGCACGGTATCGGCCTCGCCGCTCTGCACGATGGCTTCGCGATACTTGGGCGCCGCCTGCGCTTCCGGCGTGGCGATGAAGCGCGTCCCGACGACGACACCTTGAGCGCCCAGTGCGAGTGCCGCCACCAACTGCCGGCCATCGACAATCCCGCCGGCCGCCAGCACCGGAATTTTGACCGCATCGACGACCTGCGGCACCAGGGCCAGCGCACCGATCTCACCGGTATGGCCGCCCGCTTCCGTCCCTTGCGCCGCCACCACGTCCGCACCAGCTTGCGCCGACTTGATGGCATGACGTACCTTGCCAATCATCACCACCACGATCATGCCGCGCTCGTGCATTTCGATGATGAACTCCTGCGGCACCGCCAGGCCGGCGACGAAGATCTTGATGTTCTCCTCGAAGACGACCTGCATCTGCGGCCGAATCATATCGGGAATGGGCGCCAGCAGATCAACCGCGAACGGCTTGTCGGTCAGCTCGCGGGTCAACCGGATCTCGCGACGCAGACCATTGGCATCCAGGGTCGCCGCGCCAATGACGCCGAGGCCGCCCGCGTTCGACACCGCCGCCACCAGCTTGTGCATTGAGACGCCGCCCATACCCGCGAGAACGATTGGGTGCCGAATGCCGAACAGGTCGCAAATCGGGGTGCGCAACATGATTCACTCCAGAGCGCCGGGGCATATGCCGGACGGCGCGCAAACGATTACGAAACAGACGTGTTGATACTACGGGCGGCCGTCGTTGTGTCAACGCGGGGTAGCGGACTGTTCGAGCGCCGCCAGAATCGAGTCGACCGCCGCATCGGCGCGTGCGCGCATCTCGTCGTCGCTGGCGTCTTGGATCGGATGCGCCACGAAGACTCGCGCCACCTCGCGCATGCCCAGCGCGCGCGCTTGCACGTCGGCGGCCTGGGTGAATTCCTCCGAAGCAACGAAGACGGCCGGGATGCCGTGCCGTTCAAAGAAGATCGAGTCGTGCACACTGCACGTGGTGCACGACCCTCAATCGGCGAGCGCCTCGATCACCGCGCCAGCGCGCTCCGCGATCTGCTGCAACAACGGCTCGGGCGCCGGTTTGGTGAAGGTCGGTTTGCGGAAACGCACGATCTGCACGCCCGGCCGCCGCTGCGGCAACAGCTCGGCCAGGCGATCGAGAAACACGTCGCCGCGCGGCTTGATGATGTCGAGCAGCGCGACCACTCCAGTCAACCGCGCCGGGCGCGGCACAGGCTGGCGCTCCACCGGTTGGCGCTCATCCGTCGGATCGAGCACGATCAGTCCCATCGCTCACTCCTCTATTTTCTTGGTGACCATCTGCGATCCCATCGACCCGCCGACCCAGCCACCAATCACCGCCGAGAACTTTCCTGCCGTGCCGCCAGCGACGACGATCTGAATCGATTCTTCACTGGCGAACTTCGGTACCAGCTGCGCCAGCGTCTCCTCTGACGGCGCATCGCCGACGACGCGCTGGGGCAAGCCTTCCGCGCTGCCGTCGATATCGGCGAGCAAGTCGCGCAGCGGCTTGGCGCTGACTTCCTGAATGCAGCGCCGGATGTCGGCCTTCGTCCAACCGTCGCGTGTGATCGTCTGAACATGCTCCGGGCACAGGACGAGCACGACCTCGGCATAGCGGTACCACTTGTGATGCGCCACGGTCTCCATGCACTTGCCGAACGTAGTCACCACGCCTCGCGCCGTCCGGCTGAGCTGATCGACTAGGGCGCGCGGCGCCTCGGCGGCGAACAGCGTCACAGTGGAGTCCTCGCGGCCGAAGCCACGCTCGACGTGTAACGGCTCCCAGGGATTGGCTTCTTCGTTTTCCGCGATGCAGTAGGTGTACTTGCCCGGTTGCCCGAGTGTGGCGCGATCGACTTCACCTGGGCGGCCGCCGCCGACGTTGCGCACCACCAGGTTGAGCGCGCGACCGATGGTGGCGTTGGCGCGGTTGCCTTGGCCCAACACGTTGAGCCCCGCGTTCATGCCGATGCGTTGGCGAATCGGGCCGTTGACGATCAGCAACGGCGCCGCGAAGTACGTCGTCGCCAGCACCCCGTGCATGTTGAAGGCGTCGCTGCACGCCGCCTCAACCGCGGCCAGCACTACCGGCAGATACTCCGGCTTGCACCCCGCCATCACCGCGTTGATGGCGATCTTCTCGACTGTCGTCGGCGCGCAGTTGGGCGGCACCACGGCGACCACTTCGTCCGGCGCGCGGCGCGTACCGCTCAGCATGCGTAGAACGCGCGCCTCGGTCGGCGGAACGACAGGCAAGCCGTCGGTCAGTCCGCGCTCGAAGAAGAACTCGGCGGGATCTTCCAGCTCACCGATCTCGACACGCCGCGATTGTAAGCGCGCCCGCCCGCGGCGCACCGCCAGCTCCTGCTGAAACGCCGCGTCGGTGGTGCGCGAGGCACAACCGGCGCGCCAGTCGGGAATCGCTTCGCCGTCGCCAAACAACCGCAGCGCCGCCGTCCCGCTCGCGGCAGCGGCATTCCGTGCAATCCGCTCCCAATCGCGACGGACAAATCCCACACTGCTATCGAGCACAGCACCGTGCCGGTCGACGAGAAACAGCGCCGGCACTGATTCGATGTCGCACGCCAGCGACACTTCGAGATCGCTGTCGCGCACGATCGCAAATCGCAGTGCGTGCCGATCCGCAAAGGCGCGCGTGGCCGGGGCGTCGCTCTGCGAGACACCGATCACTCGCGTACCCGGCACCGCGTCACTCAGTCGCTGCAGAAACGGAAACGCAAAGTCACACGTCGGGCAATCGTCTTTGAAAAACACGACAAGCGCCGGCGCATCGGCGGGCACGGCATGCGCATGACCGGCTTGATCACGCAACGCGAACGGGGCGATGTGCGGCGCTGCGGGCGCGTTGGCGGCGGATGGCATGGGCGGTAGTGTAGTGCGCCGGCGCGCGCCGAGGCAAGGCGGCTGCCTTCAACTCTCCGACGGCTAGCGCTCTGCGGCCCGCGCCAATGAACACGGGGCTGGCGTTCTCGCCAGCCCCGTGTTGGCTGCTGCCCTTCTGCAGAGCTTACTTGCTGAAGTTTGCTTGCACCGAGAGGTTCGCGTTGACGCTGACGGTACAAGGGTTGACGGTGCCGGAACACGCGCCTCCCCAGTTGACAAACTGCTTGCCCGCCGGCGGCGTCGCTGTCAGCGTCACTGCCGTACCTGAGACGAACTTCGCGGAGCAGGCGTTCCCGCAGCTGAGGGTTCGGTCAGAGCCAGCCGGTGTACCGGTGACTGTTCC
It includes:
- a CDS encoding TIGR03619 family F420-dependent LLM class oxidoreductase; its protein translation is MAEREPRLRIGLMLGGIRTAGEIGQLAAHAEAHGFDSLWAGDHIAFPAPILDPLTTLACCAAHTERVALGTCVYLLPLRHPTTVAKSVASLDVLANGRLIFGIGVGGEFPAEFEACGVPLSERGARTNEAIRVLRALWGGNTVGFEGRFVRFAPVKLNPPPMQLGGPPIWIGGRSEAALRRAARLGDGWVGYLLSPDQFRERFAQVEAMAAARQRQVVGAMMVFTAPRPTREQALRDAGNVLGAMYGRAMHSAAERYCLLGSTADIIAGVERYRAAGVRHLILTPLVFDGAQLREEITMLGDALRSVRE
- a CDS encoding nitronate monooxygenase; protein product: MMLRTPICDLFGIRHPIVLAGMGGVSMHKLVAAVSNAGGLGVIGAATLDANGLRREIRLTRELTDKPFAVDLLAPIPDMIRPQMQVVFEENIKIFVAGLAVPQEFIIEMHERGMIVVVMIGKVRHAIKSAQAGADVVAAQGTEAGGHTGEIGALALVPQVVDAVKIPVLAAGGIVDGRQLVAALALGAQGVVVGTRFIATPEAQAAPKYREAIVQSGEADTVRTRCYTGKPARTIRNSYNESWERRANEIQPFPMQVMTSVREGVMDYMGNQGDANPERCFMPAGQGMGLIHEIKPAAEVMADIIREAEGVLRGRMFAADRAVEAR
- a CDS encoding TlpA family protein disulfide reductase, which translates into the protein MPSAANAPAAPHIAPFALRDQAGHAHAVPADAPALVVFFKDDCPTCDFAFPFLQRLSDAVPGTRVIGVSQSDAPATRAFADRHALRFAIVRDSDLEVSLACDIESVPALFLVDRHGAVLDSSVGFVRRDWERIARNAAAASGTAALRLFGDGEAIPDWRAGCASRTTDAAFQQELAVRRGRARLQSRRVEIGELEDPAEFFFERGLTDGLPVVPPTEARVLRMLSGTRRAPDEVVAVVPPNCAPTTVEKIAINAVMAGCKPEYLPVVLAAVEAACSDAFNMHGVLATTYFAAPLLIVNGPIRQRIGMNAGLNVLGQGNRANATIGRALNLVVRNVGGGRPGEVDRATLGQPGKYTYCIAENEEANPWEPLHVERGFGREDSTVTLFAAEAPRALVDQLSRTARGVVTTFGKCMETVAHHKWYRYAEVVLVLCPEHVQTITRDGWTKADIRRCIQEVSAKPLRDLLADIDGSAEGLPQRVVGDAPSEETLAQLVPKFASEESIQIVVAGGTAGKFSAVIGGWVGGSMGSQMVTKKIEE